A genomic region of Raphanus sativus cultivar WK10039 chromosome 6, ASM80110v3, whole genome shotgun sequence contains the following coding sequences:
- the LOC130495862 gene encoding uncharacterized protein LOC130495862, with protein MSKQLFIYIVDRLSNEVEFFRQKRDGLGRLGLSTLQKCTAAIRVLAYGSAFDAVDEYLRLGGSTTRLCLQNFVEAIINLFGDEYLRRPTPEDLQRLLHVGQHRGFPGMIGSIDCMHWKWKNCPTAWKGEFSRGSDKPTVVLEAVASYDLWIWHAFFGLPGTLNDINVLDRSPVFDDIINGQAPQVNFSVNGRVYHLAYYLTDGIYPKWATFIQSISLPQGLKARLFAKRQEAARKDVERAFGVLQARFAIIKNPARSWDKVKIGKIMRACIILHNMIVEDERDESTTNWEDNVTTNQFDVSDFQQGEGNGSSHVNLGFSHIANSMDVENDIRNRKVHQKLKADLVEHLWNKFGRDEDNN; from the coding sequence ATGAGCAAGcaattgtttatttatattgttgATCGCCTCTCCAATGAAGTTGAATTCTTTCGTCAAAAGAGGGACGGTCTCGGAAGGCTTGGTCTCTCTACACTTCAAAAATGTACGGCAGCTATTCGTGTGTTGGCATATGGTTCTGCGTTTGATGCGGTCGACGAATACCTCAGGCTCGGTGGAAGCACTACTCGGTTATGTCTGCAAAATTTTGTGGAAGCAATAATAAATTTGTTCGGCGATGAGTACTTAAGAAGACCAACACCGGAAGATCTTCAACGTCTACTTCATGTTGGACAGCATCGTGGCTTTCCCGGGATGATAGGAAGCATCGATTGTATGCATTGGAAGTGGAAGAATTGTCCAACCGCTTGGAAAGGGGAATTTTCTCGTGGTTCGGATAAACCCACAGTCGTTTTAGAGGCGGTTGCTTCATATGATCTCTGGATATGGCATGCGTTTTTTGGACTTCCAGGTACCTTAAATGATATTAATGTCCTTGATCGTtcacctgtttttgatgacataATAAATGGTCAAGCCCCGCAAGTGAATTTCTCGGTCAATGGAAGAGTGTACCATTTGGCTTATTATCTAACCGATGGTATTTATCCAAAATGGGCAACTTTTATCCAATCTATTTCACTTCCACAAGGGCTAAAAGCAAGATTATTTGCGAAACGTCAAGAAGCTGCCCGAAAAGATGTCGAGCGTGCTTTCGGAGTTTTGCAAGCTCGATTTGCCATAATTAAAAATCCAGCACGTTCTTGGGATAAAGTCAAGATTGGAAAGATAATGAGAGCATGTATCATACTCCATAATATGATAGTAGAAGACGAACGAGATGAATCCACTACAAATTGGGAAGATAATGTGACCACGAATCAATTTGATGTTTCGGATTTCCAACAAGGAGAAGGCAACGGAAGTTCACATGTCAATCTCGGCTTTTCTCATATTGCCAACAGTATGGATGTGGAAAATGACATTCGTAATAGAAAAGTGCATCAAAAACTGAAAGCTGATTTGGTTGAACATCTATGGAATAAATTTGGTCGTGATGAAGACAACAACTGA